A genomic window from Candidatus Kouleothrix ribensis includes:
- a CDS encoding exonuclease SbcCD subunit D, with protein MIKLLHLADLHIGMENYGRLDPATGMHTRLLDYLARLDEAIEAGLDAQADMVLIAGDIYKNRTPNPTHQREFARRIRRLRNAGLPIFILIGNHDVSPAAGRAHSIEIFDTLAVEGVTIADRPALHVIATRAGPLQVIALPWVTRHNLLTKDELRLASLLEVETMLLQRVENFLRKTAEALDPALPTVLTIHGTIDGATLGAERQIMLGKDLVLPKSFVALPGIDYVAMGHIHKHQSLGEHPPVVYPGSIERIDFGEEREDKGCVLVELDRGQASWRFHKLAARPFITIEVDVRNSPDPHERVVAAIGKRALTEAVVRLQIAALPEQIGLLRVDELQQQIEAAGAFQVAAIATEVERSTRGRLNGAEGNVLDGLTPRKALELYLRAKGTADDRIAALLEAAEELFAEQSDGAGA; from the coding sequence ATGATCAAGCTACTGCACCTTGCCGACCTGCACATCGGCATGGAGAATTATGGCCGGCTCGACCCGGCCACCGGCATGCACACGCGCCTGCTCGATTACCTGGCGCGCCTCGACGAGGCGATCGAGGCCGGGCTCGATGCGCAGGCCGATATGGTGCTGATCGCCGGCGACATCTACAAGAACCGTACGCCCAACCCAACCCACCAGCGCGAATTTGCACGCCGCATTCGCCGGCTGCGCAACGCCGGCCTGCCGATCTTCATCCTGATCGGCAACCACGACGTCTCGCCTGCCGCCGGCCGGGCTCACTCGATCGAGATCTTCGACACGCTGGCGGTCGAGGGTGTGACGATCGCCGACCGGCCGGCCCTGCATGTGATCGCGACGCGCGCCGGCCCACTCCAGGTCATCGCGCTGCCGTGGGTGACACGCCACAACCTGCTGACCAAGGACGAGCTGCGGCTCGCGTCGCTGCTCGAGGTCGAGACCATGTTGCTCCAGCGCGTTGAGAACTTCCTACGCAAGACTGCCGAGGCGCTCGATCCGGCCTTGCCGACCGTGCTGACCATCCACGGCACGATCGACGGTGCCACGCTGGGCGCCGAGCGCCAGATTATGCTTGGCAAGGATCTCGTGCTGCCCAAGAGCTTTGTCGCGCTGCCGGGCATCGACTATGTCGCGATGGGCCACATCCACAAACATCAGTCGCTCGGCGAGCACCCGCCGGTTGTCTACCCCGGCAGCATCGAGCGGATCGATTTTGGCGAGGAGCGCGAAGACAAAGGCTGTGTGCTGGTCGAGCTCGATCGTGGCCAGGCCAGCTGGCGCTTCCATAAGCTGGCCGCGCGGCCATTCATCACGATCGAGGTTGATGTGCGCAACAGCCCCGATCCGCACGAGCGCGTGGTAGCGGCGATCGGCAAGCGCGCGCTGACCGAGGCGGTCGTGCGGCTGCAGATCGCGGCGCTGCCCGAGCAGATTGGATTGCTGCGCGTCGATGAGCTACAGCAGCAGATCGAGGCGGCTGGCGCCTTCCAGGTAGCCGCAATCGCCACCGAGGTCGAGCGCTCGACGCGCGGGCGGCTGAATGGCGCCGAGGGTAACGTGCTCGATGGCCTGACGCCGCGCAAGGCCCTCGAGCTGTATCTGCGTGCGAAGGGCACCGCCGACGATCGGATCGCCGCGCTGCTCGAGGCCGCCGAGGAGCTGTTTGCCGAGCAGAGCGATGGTGCGGGTGCGTAG
- a CDS encoding c-type cytochrome: MTRNLTIATVFLLASTLLLGYIWVRENSVLAARTDRFEGTLVTHGARDYEQYCASCHGLTGEGGVASGAPQINNLPNTLGTRLDGPTGIVAKYGTIRNFVESTITSGVRGTAMPRWSARLGGPLRDDQIKNIAAYVQNWWGPAGSTAPNISADAAAAAAAYKQVVQAAASAGAPDTPIGRGTAIFQANCASCHSLNEKDSGVPAPGLGGLFTADGTAAFGAKLPNGKPVSGPDFIEWVKQGGAAFKAQAIQPNQGFGPYLIEAMPPFASLTDAQLADLIAFISTHDRTGNPTLPALGVDGQPLPDGGGAAK; encoded by the coding sequence ATGACGCGTAATTTGACAATTGCGACGGTCTTCCTACTCGCCTCGACGCTGCTGCTCGGCTATATCTGGGTGCGCGAGAATTCTGTGCTGGCGGCACGGACCGATCGCTTCGAGGGGACGCTCGTCACACATGGCGCGCGCGACTACGAGCAGTATTGTGCAAGCTGCCATGGCCTTACTGGCGAGGGCGGTGTGGCGAGCGGTGCCCCGCAGATCAACAACCTGCCGAATACGCTCGGCACGCGGCTCGACGGCCCGACCGGCATCGTGGCCAAGTATGGCACGATCCGCAACTTCGTCGAGTCGACGATCACCTCGGGCGTGCGCGGCACGGCCATGCCACGCTGGAGCGCGCGCCTGGGTGGCCCGCTGCGCGACGACCAGATCAAAAACATCGCCGCGTATGTTCAGAACTGGTGGGGGCCGGCCGGCAGCACTGCCCCGAATATCAGCGCCGATGCAGCTGCGGCAGCGGCGGCCTATAAGCAGGTGGTGCAGGCCGCGGCCAGCGCCGGCGCGCCCGATACGCCGATCGGCCGCGGCACCGCGATCTTCCAGGCGAACTGCGCCAGCTGCCATAGCCTGAACGAGAAAGACAGCGGCGTGCCCGCGCCTGGCCTGGGTGGCCTGTTTACCGCCGATGGCACAGCGGCCTTCGGCGCCAAGCTGCCGAACGGCAAGCCGGTGAGCGGCCCCGACTTTATCGAGTGGGTCAAGCAGGGCGGTGCGGCGTTCAAAGCCCAGGCGATCCAGCCAAACCAGGGCTTCGGCCCATACCTGATCGAGGCTATGCCGCCGTTCGCCTCGCTGACCGACGCGCAGCTGGCCGACCTGATCGCATTCATTAGTACGCACGACCGAACCGGCAACCCGACGCTGCCGGCGCTGGGCGTCGATGGCCAGCCACTGCCGGATGGTGGTGGCGCGGCGAAATAG
- a CDS encoding NAD-dependent epimerase/dehydratase family protein gives MGRVLIAGAAGYVGSRLAEQLIRRGHSVRGLVCDADADVVQRLAGAGMQVWQGDLTQPESLVGVANGIEVVYNLTSRTVLANGALRRLFVDGNRNLIAACSRARTVRSYLFAGNVAPYGDHGDAWVAEDAAVVPGCPLGMVMAEAEQAIMELVRAHHFPAIILRVGAIYGPERDPLDAVLSGTAMLIGDGRNFVSHIHIDDLLLALERMARDGQPGAIYNVCDDEPLRAADLYGELRQRLGMPPARPYAKATALASGLDQSVVGMASASVRLSNRRLKHDLALDLRYPSLRAWLDAHVPAQAVAVGR, from the coding sequence ATGGGTCGCGTTCTGATTGCGGGTGCTGCTGGGTATGTGGGGTCGCGCCTGGCCGAACAGCTGATACGCCGAGGCCACAGCGTGCGCGGGCTCGTGTGCGACGCCGACGCCGACGTGGTGCAGCGCCTGGCCGGCGCCGGCATGCAGGTCTGGCAAGGCGATCTGACTCAGCCCGAGAGTCTGGTCGGTGTCGCCAATGGCATCGAGGTCGTGTACAACCTCACATCGCGCACCGTGCTGGCGAATGGCGCGCTACGGCGCCTGTTCGTCGATGGCAACCGCAACCTGATCGCGGCCTGCTCGCGCGCGCGCACCGTGCGCAGCTACCTATTCGCCGGCAATGTCGCGCCGTATGGCGACCACGGCGACGCCTGGGTGGCCGAGGATGCAGCGGTCGTGCCGGGCTGCCCGCTGGGTATGGTGATGGCCGAGGCCGAGCAGGCGATCATGGAGCTCGTGCGGGCGCATCACTTTCCGGCGATCATCCTGCGCGTCGGCGCGATCTACGGCCCCGAGCGCGACCCACTCGACGCGGTGCTGAGCGGCACGGCGATGCTGATCGGCGACGGGCGCAACTTTGTCAGCCATATCCATATCGACGATCTGCTGCTCGCACTCGAGCGCATGGCCCGCGACGGCCAGCCCGGTGCGATCTATAATGTGTGCGACGATGAACCGCTGCGCGCCGCCGACTTGTATGGCGAACTGCGCCAACGCCTGGGTATGCCGCCGGCCCGCCCATACGCCAAGGCCACTGCGCTGGCTTCGGGCCTCGATCAGTCGGTGGTTGGCATGGCCTCGGCCTCGGTGCGGCTGAGCAACCGGCGCCTCAAGCACGACCTGGCGCTCGATCTGCGCTACCCTAGCCTGCGCGCCTGGCTCGACGCACACGTGCCGGCGCAGGCAGTTGCTGTGGGCCGGTAA